A region from the Mycobacteriales bacterium genome encodes:
- a CDS encoding cold-shock protein: MPIGKVKWFSSEKGFGFLARDDGDDVFVHRDALPDGVTELKPGSRVEFGVAQGRRGEQALSVRVLDPIPSLVKAQRKTPDELATIVEDLIKLLDGMSDALHRGRHPDRAASRKVGTVLRAVADDLEA, from the coding sequence GTGCCGATCGGCAAGGTGAAGTGGTTCAGCTCGGAGAAGGGCTTCGGCTTCCTCGCCCGGGACGACGGCGACGACGTGTTCGTGCACCGCGACGCGCTGCCGGACGGCGTGACCGAGCTGAAGCCGGGTTCCCGCGTCGAGTTCGGCGTGGCCCAGGGTCGGCGCGGCGAGCAGGCCCTGTCCGTCCGGGTCCTGGACCCGATCCCGTCGCTGGTCAAGGCCCAGCGCAAGACGCCGGACGAGCTGGCGACCATCGTCGAGGACCTGATCAAGCTGCTGGACGGGATGTCGGACGCGCTGCACCGCGGGCGGCATCCGGACCGGGCCGCGTCCCGCAAGGTCGGCACCGTGCTCCGCGCCGTCGCCGACGACCTCGAAGCCTGA